The following are encoded together in the Bos indicus isolate NIAB-ARS_2022 breed Sahiwal x Tharparkar chromosome 29, NIAB-ARS_B.indTharparkar_mat_pri_1.0, whole genome shotgun sequence genome:
- the PCNX3 gene encoding pecanex-like protein 3 isoform X4: MGSQVLQILRQGVWASLTGGWFFDPHQSTFSNCFHLYVWIFLLTFPFLLYMVLPPSLMVAGVYCLVVAVIFATIKTVNYRLHAMFDQGEIVEKRNSTMGEPEEEPAQGDNNLPRDPGVEMTVFRKVSSTPPVRCSSQHSVFGFNQVSELLPRIEDSGPLRDIKELVREQGSNNVIVTSADREMLKLSSQEKLIGDLPQTPPGAAPDPSLPSTDSSERSPLAGDGAPWSGGSVADTPMSPLLKGSLSQELSKSFLTLTRPERALVRTSSRREQRRGAGGYQPLDRRGSGDPTPQKAGSSDSCFSGTDRETLSSFKSEKTNSTHLDSPPGGQAPEGSDTDPPSEAELPASPDAGVPSDDTLRSFDTVVGAGTPPGPAEPLLVVRPKDLALLRPSKRRPPVRRHSPATGRAPRRPLLEGRGFFEDDDTSEGSELSPASSLRSQRRYSTDSSSSTSCYSPASSRGAAGGARKRRAPHGAEEGMAVPPKRPYGTQRTPSTASAKTHARVLSMDGAGGDALRGPPAGSKAELEAQAGVELAAAEPTVLAAEARRGPAANQPGWRGELREEGALGGAAEETGKRDHSSNVRRAQAIRRRHNAGSNPTPPASVMGSPPSSLQEAQRGRAASHSRALTLPSALHFASSLLLTRAGANVHEACTFDDTSEGAVHYFYDESGVRRSYTFGLAGGGYENPVGQQGEQAANGAWDRHSHSSSFHSADVPEATGGLNLLQPRPVVLQGMQVRRVPLEIPEDSLHESQEQTLMEEAPPRAQHSYKYWLLPGRWTSVRYERLALLALLDRTRGLLENILGVGLSSLVAFLGYLLLLKGFFTDIWVFQFCLVIASCQYSLLKSVQPDAASPMHGHNWVIAYSRPVYFCICCLLIWLLDALGSAQPFPPVSLYGLTLFSASFFFCARDVATVFTLCFPFVFLLGLLPQVNTCLMYLLEQIDMHGFGGTAATSPLTAVFSLSRSLLAAALLYGFCLGAIKSPWPEQHVPVIFSVFCGLLVALSYHLSRQSSDPTVLWSLVRSKLFPELEERSLETARAEPPDPLPEKMRQSVREVLHSDLVMCVVIAVLTFAISASTVFIALKSVLGFVLYALAGAVGFFTHYLLPQLRKQLPWFCLSQPVLKPLEYSQYEVRGAAQVMWFEKLYAGLQCVEKYLIYPAVVLNALTVDAHTVVSHPDKFCLYCRALLMTVAGLKLLRSAFCCPPQQYLTLAFTVLLFHFDYPRLSQGFLLDYFLMSLLCSKLWDLLYKLRFVLTYIAPWQITWGSAFHAFAQPFAVPHSAMLFVQALLSALFSTPLNPLLGSAVFIMSYARPLKFWERDYNTKRVDHSNTRLVTQLDRNPGADDNNLNSIFYEHLTRSLQHTLCGDLVLGRWGNYGPGDCFVLASDYLNALVHLIEVGNGLVTFQLRGLEFRGTYCQQREVEAITEGVEEDEGCCCCEPGHLPRVLSFNAAFGQRWLAWEVTASKYVLEGYSISDNNAASMLQVFDLRKILVTYYVRSIIYYVSRSPKLEAWLSHEGIATALRPVRAPGYADSDPTFSLSVDEDYDLRLSGLSLPSFCAVHLEWIQYCASRRSQPVDQDWNSPLVTLCFGLCVLGRRALGTASHSMSASLEPFLYGLHALFKGDFRITSPRDEWVFADMDLLHRVVAPGVRMALKLHQDHFTSPDEYEEPAALYDAIAANEERLVISHEGDPAWRSAILSNTPSLLALRHVLDDASDEYKIIMLNRRHLSFRVIKVNRECVRGLWAGQQQELVFLRNRNPERGSIQNAKQALRNMINSSCDQPLGYPIYVSPLTTSLAGSHPQLRALWGGPVSLGAIARWLLRSWERLHKGCGAGCNSGGNVDDSDCGGGGGLTSLSNNPPLAQPTPENTAGAGDQPPPPGPAWGPRPSLSGSGDGRPPPLLQWPPPRLPGPSPASPALPEGPRPSRPPGPGLLSSEGPSGKWSLGGRKGLGGSDGEPASGSPKGSTPKSQAPLDLSLSPDISTEASPPRTVQDIPCLDSSAPETGTPTGALGDWPAPAEERESPAAQPLLEHQY, encoded by the exons atggggtcgcaggtaTTGCAGATCCTACGCCAGGGGGTGTGGGCCTCGCTCACCGGCGGTTGGTTCTTCGACCCGCACCAGAGCACCTTTTCCAACTGCTTCCACCTCTATGTCTGGATCTTCCTGCTCACCTTCCCTTTCTTGCTGTACATG GTCCTGCCCCCCAGCTTGATGGTGGCTGGTGTGTACTGCCTTGTGGTGGCTGTCATCTTCGCTACCATCAAGACTGTGAACTATCGGCTGCATGCTATGTTCGACCAGGGCGAGATTGTGGAGAAGCGCAACTCTACCATGGGGGAACCAGAGGAAGAGCCTGCCCAGGGGGACAACAATCTGCCCAG AGATCCTGGAGTGGAAATGACCGTATTTCGAAAAGTGAGTTCCACGCCCCCTGTGCGCTGTAGCTCTCAGCATTCCGTGTTTGGCTTCAACCAGGTCTCG GAGTTGCTGCCCCGGATAGAGGACTCTGGGCCCCTCAGAG ACATCAAGGAGCTGGTGCGGGAGCAGGGCAGCAACAACGTGATCGTGACCTCGGCCGATCGAGAGATGCTGAAGCTAAGCTCACAGGAGAAGCTGA TTGGAGACCTTCCCCAGACGCCTCCAGGGGCCGCCCCGGACCCTTCTCTCCCCAGCACGGACTCCTCAGAACGTTCTCCCCTGGCTGGAGATGGAGCCCCGTGGAGTGGTGGCAGTGTGGCTGACACTCCCATGAGCCCCCTCCTGAAGGGCAGCCTCAGCCAGGAGCTTAGCAAGAGCTTCCTGACCCTGACCCGGCCCGAGCGGGCCCTGGTGAGGACCAGCAGTCGACGGGAACAGCGCCGGGGAGCAGGAGGCTACCAGCCCCTGGACCGGCGGGGCTCAGGGGACCCCACACCCCAGAAAGCTGGCTCCTCAGATTCCTGCTTCAGTGGCACTGACAGGGAGACGTTGAGCAGCTTCAAGAGTGAGAAGACCAATTCTACCCACCTGGACAGCCCCCCTGGAGGGCAAGCCCCCGAGGGCAGCGACACAGACCCCCCCTCGGAGGCAGAGCTGCCCGCCTCCCCTGATGCCGGAGTCCCCTCAGATGACACGCTGCGCTCCTTCGACACGGTTGTAGGAGCAGGGACGCCGCCGGGCCCGGCCGAGCCTCTCCTGGTTGTGCGGCCCAAGGACTTGGCGCTGCTCCGGCCCAGCAAACGGCGGCCGCCTGTGCGGAGACACTCCCCTGCCACCGGCCGTGCCCCTCGGCGGCCGCTGCTGGAAGGCCGGGGCTTCTTCGAGGATGACGACACCAGCGAGGGCAGTGAACTGagcccagcctccagcctccGGTCCCAGCGCCGCTACAGCACCGACAGCTCCTCTTCCACTTCATGCTATTCCCCCGCGAGTTCTCGGGGGGCTGCTGGGGGAGCCCGAAAACGACGGGCCCCCCACGGGGCTGAGGAGGGGATGGCTGTGCCCCCCAAGCGGCCCTATGGGACCCAGCGGACGCCTAGTACTGCCAGCGCCAAAACGCACGCCCGCGTGCTGAGCATGGACGGGGCAGGGGGGGATGCCCTGCGGGGTCCCCCGGCAGGCTCCAAGGCTGAGCTGGAGGCCCAGGCGGGGGTGGAGCTGGCTGCCGCTGAGCCCACTGTGCTGGCTGCCGAGGCCCGCAGGGGACCTGCTGCCAACCAGCCTGGCTGGCGCGGGGAGCTGCGGGAGGAAGGTGCGCTGGGGGGAG CTGCCGAGGAGACTGGCAAGCGGGACCACTCAAGCAACGTGAGGCGGGCACAGGCCATCCGGAGGCGGCACAACGCCGGCAGcaaccccacccccccagcctCGGTCATGGGCTCGCCCCCCAG cagccTGCAGGAGGCTCAGCGGGGCCGTGCGGCCTCCCACTCCCGGGCTCTGACGCTGCCCTCGGCCCTGCACTTCGCCTCCTCGCTGCTGCTCACCCGGGCCGGTGCCAACGTGCACGAGGCCTGCACCTTCGATGACACCTCCGAGGGTGCTGTGCACTACTTCTACGACGAGAGCG GTGTGCGGCGTTCCTACACCTTTGGCCTGGCTGGAGGTGGCTATGAGAACCCCGTGGGGCAGCAGGGGGAGCAGGCAGCCAATGGAGCCTG GGACCGCCACTCACATTCCTCCAGCTTCCATTCAGCCGACGTCCCAGAGGCCACCGGCGGCCTGAACCTGCTGCAGCCGCGGCCCGTCGTCCTGCAGGGCATGCAGGTGCGCCGAGTGCCCCTGGAGATCCCGGAG GACTCCCTGCACGAATCCCAGGAGCAGACGCTGATGGAGGAGGCGCCACCCCGGGCCCAGCACAGTTACAAGTACTGGCTTCTTCCTGGCCGCTGGACCTCTGTGCGCTACGAGCGGCTCGCCCTGCTGGCGCTGCTGGACCG GACGCGCGGGCTGCTGGAGAACATCCTCGGCGTCGGCCTGAGCAGCCTCGTCGCCTTCCTGGGCTACCTGCTGCTGCTCAAGGGCTTCTTCACGGACATCTGGGTCTTCCAGTTCTGCCTGGTCATCGCCTCCTGCCAGTATTCCCTGCTGAAG AGTGTGCAGCCGGACGCCGCCTCCCCCATGCAC ggccacAACTGGGTCATCGCGTACAGCCGGCCCGTCTACTTCTGCATCTGCTGTCTGCTCATCTGGCTGCTGGACGCTCTGGGCTCCGCGCAGCCCTTCCCGCCTGTCTCCCTCTATGGCCTCACGCTGTTCTCcgcctctttcttcttttgtgccCGTGACGTGGCCACTG TGTTCACCTTGTGCTTCCCGTTCGTCTTCCTCCTGGGCCTCTTGCCCCAGGTGAACACCTGCCTCATGTACCTGCTGGAGCAGATAGACATGCACGGCTTTGGGGGCACAG CCGCCACCAGCCCCTTGACAGCCGTCTTCAGCCTCTCCCGCAGCCTGCTGGCCGCTGCCCTGCTCTACGGCTTCTGCCTCGGGGCCATCAAG AGCCCTTGGCCGGAGCAGCACGTCCCTGTCATCTTCTCCGTCTTCTGTGGCCTCCTGGTCGCGCTGTCCTACCACCTGAGCCGGCAGAGCAGCGACCCCACCGTGCTCTG GTCTCTGGTCCGGAGCAAGCTCTTCCCTGAGCTGGAGGAGCGGAGCTTGGAGACCGCCCGTGCTGAGCCCCCAGACCCACTGCCAGAAAAGATGCGCCAGTCAGTG CGCGAGGTTCTCCATTCCGACCTGGTGATGTGTGTGGTGATCGCCGTGCTCACCTTTGCCATCAGCGCCAGCACCGTCTTCATTGCCCTGAAG TCCGTGCTAGGTTTTGTGTTGTACGCGCTGGCGGGGGCCGTAGGCTTCTTCACACATTACCTGCTGCCTCAGCTCCGCAAGCAGCTGCCCTGGTTCTGCCTGTCGCAGCCCGTGCTGAAGCCGCTGGAGTACAGCCAGTACGAAGTGCGAG GTGCTGCCCAGGTGATGTGGTTTGAGAAGCTGTATGCCGGCCTGCAGTGCGTGGAGAAGTACCTCATCTACCCGGCCGTGGTGCTCAACGCCCTCACGGTGGACGCTCACACGGTCGTCAGCCACCCAGACAAGTTCTGCCTCTA CTGCCGGGCGCTGCTCATGACCGTGGCTGGGCTGAAGCTGCTGCGCTCGGCTTTCTGCTGCCCGCCCCAGCAGTACCTGACCTTGGCGTTCACCGTCTTGCTCTTTCACTTCGACTACCCGCGCCTCTCCCAGGGCTTCCTGCTCGACTACTTCCTCATGTCCCTGCTCTGCAGCAAG CTGTGGGACCTGCTGTACAAGTTGCGTTTCGTGCTGACCTACATCGCGCCCTGGCAGATCACCTGGGGCTCAGCTTTCCACGCTTTTGCCCAGCCGTTTGCCGTGCCAC ACTCGGCCATGCTGTTCGTTCAGGCCCTGCTCTCGGCACTCTTTTCCACGCCTCTCAACCCACTGCTGGGCAGCGCCGTCTTCATCATGTCCTACGCCCGGCCCCTCAAGTTCTGGGAGCGTGACTACAA CACTAAACGCGTGGATCATTCCAACACCCGCCTGGTCACTCAGCTGGACCGGAACCCTG GCGCTGATGACAACAACCTCAACTCGATCTTCTACGAGCACTTGACCCGCTCACTGCAGCACACACTGTGTGGGGACCTGGTGCTGGGCCGCTGGGGCAACTACGGCCCCGGTGACTGCTTCGTCCTGGCCTCCGACTACCTCAACGCCCTGGTCCACCTCATCGAGGTTGGCAACGGCCTCGTCACCTTCCAGCTGCGTGGCCTCGAGTTCCGGG GTACATACTGCCAGCAGCGGGAGGTGGAGGCCATCACTGAGGGCGTGGAGGAGGacgagggctgctgctgctgtgagcCAGGCCACCTGCCGCGGGTCCTGTCCTTCAATGCGGCCTTCGGGCAGCGCTGGCTGGCCTGGGAGGTGACGGCCAGCAAGTACGTGCTGGAGGGCTACAGCATCAGCGATAACAACGCCGCGTCCATGCTGCAGGTGTTCGACCTGCGAAAGATCCTCGTCACCTACTACGTCAGG AGTATCATCTACTACGTGAGCCGCTCTCCAAAGCTGGAGGCCTGGCTGAGCCACGAAGGCATTGCGACGGCCCTGCGTCCTGTGCGGGCACCTGGCTATGCTGACTCCGACCCCACCTTCTCTCTGAGCGTGGATGAGGACTATGACCTTCGCCTGTCCGGCCTCTCGCTGCCCTCCTTCTGCGCCGTGCACCTGGAGTGGATCCAGTACTGTGCCTCCCGGCGCAGTCAG CCTGTGGACCAGGACTGGAACTCGCCGCTCGTCACGCTGTGTTTTGGCCTGTGTGTGCTGGGCCGCCGGGCCCTGGGGACCGCCTCGCACAGCATGTCTGCCAG ccTGGAGCCCTTCCTCTACGGCCTGCACGCCCTGTTTAAGGGGGACTTCAGGATCACGTCCCCGCGGGATGAGTGGGTCTTTGCCGACATGGACTTGCTTCACCGCGTGGTGGCGCCCGGGGTTCGCATGGCCCTCAAGCTTCACCAG GACCACTTCACATCCCCAGACGAGTATGAGGAGCCAGCCGCCCTGTATGACGCCATTGCGGCCAACGAGGAGCGGCTGGTCATCTCGCACGAGGGCGACCCGGCCTGGCGCAGTGCCATCCTCAGCAACACACCCTCGCTGCTGGCGCTGCGCCACGTCCTGGACGACGCCTCGGACGAGTACAAGATCATCATGCTCAACCGGCGCCATCTCAGCTTCCGCGTCATCAAG GTGAACCGCGAGTGTGTGCGCGGCCTCTGGGCCgggcagcagcaggagctggtGTTCCTGCGCAACCGCAACCCCGAGCGCGGTAGCATCCAGAACGCCAAGCAGGCGCTCCGCAACATGATCAACTCCTCCTGCGACCAGCCACTGGGCTACCCCATCTACGTGTCTCCCCTCACCACCTCGCTGGCCGGCAGCCATCCTCAGCTGCGGGCTCTGTGGGGCGGCCCCGTCAGCCTGGGCGCCATCGCCCGCTGGCTTCTGCGCAGCTGGGAGAG GCTTCACAAGGGCTGTGGTGCCGGCTGCAATAGCGGCGGGAACGTGGATGACTCGGACTGTGGCGGAGGCGGGGGCTTGACCTCCCTCAGCAATAACCCCCCCTTGGCACAACCCACACCTGAGAACACAGCAG GCGCTGGGGACCAGCCccccccaccaggccctgcctggGGCCCGAGGCCCTCCCTGAGTGGCTCTGGTGATGGGCGcccccctcctctcctgcagTGGCCACCCCCTCGGCTCCCTGGACCATCCCCCGCTTCACCGGCTCTCCCTGAGGGTCCCAGGCCCTCAAGGCCCCCTGGCCCTGGTCTCCTAAGTTCTGAGGGTCCCAGTGGGAAGTGGAGCCTGGGGGGTCGGAAGGGACTAGGGGGATCCGACGGGGAGCCAGCCTCAGGGAGCCCTAAAGGAAGCACCCCCAAATCTCAG GCGCCTCTAGACCTCAGCCTCAGCCCGGACATCAGCACTGAAGCCTCACCCCCCAGAACAGTGCAGGACATTCCTTGCTTGGACAGCAGTGCTCCTGAGACTGGCACGCCCACCGGGGCCCTGGGCGACTGGCCTGCCCCTGCAGAGGAGCGAGAGAGCCCGGCAGCTCAGCCCCTGCTGGAGCATCAGTACTGA